A segment of the Mercurialis annua linkage group LG4, ddMerAnnu1.2, whole genome shotgun sequence genome:
ACAAGGAAGAGAGACATCTGAGGCTATCAGGACAAATCATTTTCCTAAAAGAAATTAAGAGTTTAGTACTGAGATCAATGTAATCTTTTAGAAAAAATCAAGAGATCACCCCACTGTTGTAATCAGTGAGCAGCAATACCAGCAGAATCAAAACTAGACGCCACTTCATTAGCATCACCACCATAAGCAAACAATATCTATTAGCACCACCACCACCATAAGCAAACGATGTCTATTAGCACCACCACAACCGCGACAGGCATGACAGGCATACCAACATATATCCATTGTAACAGTATTCATCGCTATCCATCagcttttaaattaaaaatgatttggTGTGAAAGCCGCCAATACCATTGCTAGAAACTAAGAAACATATTTTTGAGCATCAATATAAACTTTCCACTTCCAGTACAATGACACTAGacagaaaataaaaactgaaatcTAGTTTCACTTCCCATTAGGCAGAACAGGCTAGCATAACATTTACACATAAATCAACATGCAAGAGAAAGAGTAAAGTAATTATACCATAGAAGACATATGAAAGTTTCCGAGCATCTACAAGAGTAACTGACAGCTCTCCAACAAAATCATTGTTTCCTTCTTGCACTTCTCCTGATCTGAAATCATTTGCAACAGGGCCAACTGCTTTTCCTTTTTGAAAATCTAATACAATCTTCTTTGGACGAACAAATAATCGCGGCAAATCCTCAGTCAGAAGCTTTGTCAAAAACCTAAAAGgatccaataaaatatatgagTTGCTGAAATAAGAACCAGATACCTCCAAAGATCTAGcacaaaaaattacaaagcaTGAGTAAGAACATATAAGTTAGCAAATCTATTCACATTATGAAATGGTATAgtgcaaaattttatttaaaacccaaaaacatataaataaaggAAAAGAACCAGGAAACCAGCCATGTGATTTTAATACCACTATTTTACCAATATGCATTTCAAATTTGATGGAGTTTGGAATTCAAACTCACACTCATAACTTGTACTCTCTCTAtcccaatagaattgtccactttctcttttctttttttccaaAACTCTTACCCATTTTTAGTAAACAACAAcctttaaaattgatttttctaTATTGcctttatttaaaatccactaatgagctAGTATGTATTGCTATCTATTGAAAAATGCAAGGAAATGAGAATTagtgactatattaaataaagttagtaagaaaaatagagaaaaatttgTAGAAATTCATAATATCAaatgtgtttttttaaattgcGTAATACAAaaaaagtggacaactctattgagacAGAGGAGAGGAAGTAATTGATATTGATGCTTTCATTCTATATTAACAACTCAACCCAactaaatacaaaataaatgttGCAAATACTTAAAttagtatatttaaaataagTCTTCCGTGCTATATGAGTGCCTCTCAAACGCCACCAGAAAGCTAGGCCAACAAAGAGTTGAAATTCCAATGAAGTATCATGTCAAGTATAAAGAGTAGAACACAAGAATTTAAATGTCAAAGTAGAACAAACAGCGCTTCCTCAAGAACTCCTGTATCTTAAATTGATTGATTGAATAAAATGTTGAGAACTTACCTTCTAAACATAGGTGAAATTTAACTAATGtttgataaattaaaaggaaaagaaaaagatggtAAAACTATCATTTGTTATTGACACAAAAATTTACTTACATTGAGAGAACAGGTATTGCTGGAGATGCCCAATGCACAGAGAGATGAGAAAATAAACACACATTAGAATCTTCAAAGAAATAAACAATAACGAACAGTATTGCATCAGATGCATCATTTTCTCGACATTCACATTCATTTGACCaatcatataataaaattttcaaactaGTCGTTGCCAATTTCTCATATTACTCTAGTATCAAAACTGCAGACACATGAACTAATCGGCACTTAGCATTCTCTTCAGAAAATATGACAACTTTCAAGGATAAAGCCGGGCCTTTCAGTACACTCCACATTTTGACCAACCAACTTCATCAAAACCaacaatttgaataattttactTGACAATGTATAGCTAAACATTGAAGACGTGTTAAGCAAAAAAATCACACTGCAACAACTGAAGAATTACTACAGGATAATTTGTGAGAGTAACAGAGTGAGAAATGGATGCTATAGTCCCTTAGCTTCGGCTAAATCAATTAGCCCCAGTGACTCCTAGAAAGatcattaactttttttttttttgagaataagaTCATTAACTTATTCACATATAGAATATTTAATATGTACTTAGTTCATAACCACTTTTGTCCACTTTTTATGATCAAATATTGCTTCGGAAACTTAAAAGCAAACagtaattcctaaaaaaaaaagCAGTAAAGTTATGCACTAATGAGAACAAGAGAAAGCCAATAATCATTGATCATTCAATTGTGAGGCAACCATAATTTAGTAAGATAGATAGTTATTGAAAAACATGAAAATCAAATTTGAAGATATTACCAACACAAAGAAAAAGAATATGATGAATTAAGTCCTTTGCATAAACTGAATTATGACATACCCATCAAATTGAACAAGCGGAATGGTGATAGTTCAAATTTGATCTTTGGAAGAGACACAAAAGCCCATGAAGCAGCTCCCACCCAAGGTGCAGTTGGTATTAACCGCAGTTTGACCCACAGTTCACCGTCTATGTCAAAATCTCGAATACCAACGGGTACAACAATAGGAATAACGCTAAACTTCAAGGAAAGCATTAGCAGAGCGCGTGCACCGCCGGTATATCTGAGTCCTATTTGATACCTAACCATTTTCAAAAGATAATAAAACTCAATAAAACATGGAGTTGGCGATCAATTTCTGAAGTAGATGTAGAAACTACACCTACATTATGTACAATAGAATACTAATTAGAACAAAAGGACATGTTCAAATTGAGAAACCTAAATATTTGAGATTTTGCTCAAGTTTTGGTCATGAATCCCAGATATTCATCAAAATGTGTTGCATTTTACATGAGTATTCAGAAATTAAAGAAAAGCAAACTTACTGCAAATCATTAGATCGTCGAGAAGTTCGTCTCTCAACATTCCTAACAGACAAAGGTTCATCACCCAAAGAAAACTGTTTGATCTCAACTCTCTCAACATAATCAGGCTTTTGTAGATTATCAATAACAGGCTGTAACAACCCAATTATCCAATTCTCAAGACCACCTCTATAAACCTTCCATAGCTTGCCTAACACCATATTCACCCATTCAACAGACTCCTTCCTCTGCAAATCCTTCTccaaaaacaatgaaaaacTAGTGGGTACTTGAGGCCACGGACCCCCTtgcttattattattactactaCTGGTTTTGCTGTTTTTAGGGTTCCTCCAAGTCCACAGCTTATCAAAAGCAACTCCAACAAAGAAGAAAAACACGAACAATCCAACTATGTTTCTGTTAATAGGCGGCGGAGACGGGATTGGGTGCAGCACTCCTAGCTGCGTCCGTAATTTATGTACCATTGGATCTTCTTCCGCAAATGATGATGTGAAATTTGAAGAAATGGGCTGTGAAATCTCTTCTCCTTCGTCATCGGCAATCTGTTTCAATTCAACACTGCCGACGACGGTTCGGGATTTTGTATTTCTTGAGATTAGAGAATTGTATTTTCTTCTTCGTTTGGAGAATTGGTAATTGTGATTAAAAAGTGTGCTGCTGCTGCTACTACAAGGGCAGAGTTGAGGGAGCGGAACCTGATAGTTGACAGTTGCTTTCATTATCAGTAGCTGAATCTAAgtcattgaaaaaatttaaagaaatgaTTTACGAGTATTAGGTTAACAGAACagggaggaagaagaagaagaaaaaagagggAAAATGTGGAGGAGATTGAACAAAAGAAAGTGAATTGAAATTTGACTATGAAAACGCGGATAAGAACTTTTTTGGAATATTTACTCAATTCAGGGTATTGAACTTGTAATGATACTAAACTATatgaaaatttcaaaatgagtattgaattttttattgttataaaatGAGTTTTTTATTGTGGTAGTAATTGCGAATGAACAAGTAGGGGGGACTGAAATGTTATAAAATGAGCACTTTCAGTCACGTATTTTCTACTGATTGAATGAAGGAAGAAGTCATGTCAATAAAAAGTGGctgaaaatattcattttgtaacgtttcataTAGTTCAATAtctattttgtaataaaataaatttcaatacccattttaaaactttcataacgtttaaatttgaaaaaaatggtcATTGTGTCATGTGATATAATAAGTCCATTTAACTATTTTGGGCAATTAGGTCTCCAAACTCTTTTACTTTAAGTTCAATAACCCTTTCAAATATGTGACTTATTTAGCTTTCGAGATACAAATTTAGGGATCTGTTAAAATGCAAAATGACTTAATTCACCAAAAAAATACAAGTTTGGAGATTTAATTGACTCAATAAAGTTAAAAAGGACATATTTAATCTCGAGACATAATGTGGTTCTTCAATAGTGGTGAATCCTCTTTTGATGATCTGAGATCACAAGCACATGTCAAAATGAGTGAGACTTGGTTTGGTCCGACCACACTCTAATGCCAAGATATATATCTTGTAGATCAAAGATAAGTCAGATAGTTAAAGAGaatgaaattagggtttataCCTTGGCATGGACCCCCTATTTATACGGTTTAATCATTGTCTTATGGTCATCTTTGTGTGTTTGCCCTCATTTTGAACTCTAATTTAAGATGAGAATTTTATCTTTTAGGGTTTAGATAGATAATTCGGTTACAAACCTTATCTATTAATCCTGACTCTGGGTCTGGTGACTAGTGTCTGGTTCATCTGATACCAGTTGATTGATTCGACTAAGTCAACTGTGTATCATCCTTAGTCCATCTCCTCCTTTCAACCTCTGTTTAATCTTTATGGTTGTTTAGTAGTCCTTCGTTATCTACGTGTTTTTTGGGAGGGAATTTTTCAGGCGTTTTTCAATTTACTTTCGCCACTAAGAGATTTCCATATGTTactgttcgcctggaaatattccggactcgaatctttgaatttataatcgggatcggtttgaggtttgatgctttaacgaacctatgtagatattcgcagggcttgtttggttaaaaacacttaaccacgtgatctaaagagtaataatctgggagttatgaactcaggcgagattaataccgaaaactactcctaaattaaaacaatccggagattgcgagataaaaagcactgggcttggtttttgattgattgatttgttgatacaaaaataatgaatctctgagctatttatagctcctcataatcaagactcctaatccaactaagactaaaactctaatagaaaatcactcctaatgagttacaaattcctataaaacagaaaaagcaataataaaaaggTTTTTTGTTGGGCCTGAATCCCTAATAAGCCCGCATGAAGTTCTACCCAGCAATTTCCTGGGctggtgtaaacaatgcccccaacaagcctgaAACAATTATTTTTGGGCTTGTTCTTCTCCTCAACTGGCCCAGCAACGAGGCCCGAAACTCTGAGAGACAAAACcaaaggggtgcgcatctattgACTCCTCGGTACCCCCTTCGTGCCACATCACCACCAGCTGTCCCCCACGATGTCACGCTTTGGCTCCACGACCTTTCGGCTTCCTTCCATTTTgtcttttaagaaaaacaacACTTCATTTTCTCTCTCACTTACTCTCTCTGCATTTGTgaagctttctctctctaagcAATCCCCAGCTCTTCGCTAAGTCTGCTTTGGTAAGTTCTCATCCTCGTCCTTTTATGCTAGGATCGCCCTCTTTAAATTTTCGCCTTACAGAAGTGTTTTCTTGATTTGCAGTTACTATGGCTGCCCCAAACATGAACCTTGCTGAACAAGTATCGGCCAAGATTGACGAAGTCCGAACCAATGCCCCGAACACCGAGTTTAAGGTAATCACCGATGCTGGCGACAATCAACTTTGTGTCGGTCCAATCATAACCTCACCCAGCCATCTTTGTGACCTAGCCTCCCCCTTTTACGAGAATGCACTTCTGAGGTTCTCCTTACCCCATCAGTCATCAGTGTGGGTTAGCACCACCTTCAGAAACTGGCTGATTGAACACACGGGTTTTTCAAATTGGGTAGTCAGACTCTCCCCCCACTATCACCAACTGTGGATGGACATAGGGATCTTTGATCTAATAGAATTGTGCAAGGCGAGCAGGCCCATCGCAAAACATTATATCATGGGGGCATCACTCTACTGGTCAAGCGCGATCAACTGTTTCTGTTTTAAGTCTGGGCCGATGACCATTACTCTGCTCGACCTGGCACTAATGCTGAACATCCCTATCAACGGCAAACGTATCACCCCAAACCTCTACGCCGAGTGCCCGAAGTTCAACCTGTCAAAGGCGCAGAAGAGTTACGGCCCCTTTGTAAAGTTATTTATGGGCGAAGAACCGTATAAGCCTGATCAAAAGGAGCATATCGCCTTTTTGGCTTTCTTTCTTGCCAAGTACATATTGTGCACTCCTTCTTTCCGGGTTACTGAAGACTGCTTCATGTTAGCTGCGGCACTTGCCGAGGGACGCCGATGCAACCTGGGCGAATTTATTCTAGCTCACCTATATCGCTCCTTAGGCGATATCGTGCCTCTTAAAGACCCTCGCACCTTCAAGTGCCCAGGTGGCCCTCTTTGGATCGCCCAACTGTTGCTAGCGATGTACTTCCCAGAACTTTTCGAAGTCGGCCCACCCATCAAGGCCGAGCTGTGCGGTTTTCAACTAATCTCGGCCGGCACCCGACTTCCTCACATACTTGACGTGCTTCAGGTTTTCAACAACCATGCGATAAGATCGCCAGAAATGATGTGTCCTGCTCTTCAGCTCACCTATCCCCCATCTTGGCTTTTCGCCGGA
Coding sequences within it:
- the LOC126677673 gene encoding synaptotagmin-2-like isoform X1, with the protein product MKATVNYQVPLPQLCPCSSSSSTLFNHNYQFSKRRRKYNSLISRNTKSRTVVGSVELKQIADDEGEEISQPISSNFTSSFAEEDPMVHKLRTQLGVLHPIPSPPPINRNIVGLFVFFFFVGVAFDKLWTWRNPKNSKTSSSNNNKQGGPWPQVPTSFSLFLEKDLQRKESVEWVNMVLGKLWKVYRGGLENWIIGLLQPVIDNLQKPDYVERVEIKQFSLGDEPLSVRNVERRTSRRSNDLQYQIGLRYTGGARALLMLSLKFSVIPIVVPVGIRDFDIDGELWVKLRLIPTAPWVGAASWAFVSLPKIKFELSPFRLFNLMAIPVLSMFLTKLLTEDLPRLFVRPKKIVLDFQKGKAVGPVANDFRSGEVQEGNNDFVGELSVTLVDARKLSYVFYGKTDPYVVLSLGDQTIRSKKNSQTTVIGAPGEPIWNQDFDMLVANPRKQKLCIQVKDSLGFTDLTIGTAEVDLGSLQDTVPTDRILVLQGGWGLFRKRSSGEILLRLTYKAYVEDEDDDKSAVESIDTDASDDELSDSDELNVPLDSMARESSNESDKESFMDVLAALIVSEEFQGIVASETGSNKIFDDVSAAGPRGRNAESVPSNTNSSSEGSGGSVIVWLAILTSILVLIAISVDGSSFFNP
- the LOC126677673 gene encoding synaptotagmin-2-like isoform X2, producing MKATVNYQVPLPQLCPCSSSSSTLFNHNYQFSKRRRKYNSLISRNTKSRTVVGSVELKQIADDEGEEISQPISSNFTSSFAEEDPMVHKLRTQLGVLHPIPSPPPINRNIVGLFVFFFFVGVAFDKLWTWRNPKNSKTSSSNNNKQGGPWPQVPTSFSLFLEKDLQRKESVEWVNMVLGKLWKVYRGGLENWIIGLLQPVIDNLQKPDYVERVEIKQFSLGDEPLSVRNVERRTSRRSNDLQYQIGLRYTGGARALLMLSLKFSVIPIVVPVGIRDFDIDGELWVKLRLIPTAPWVGAASWAFVSLPKIKFELSPFRLFNLMAIPVLSMFLTKLLTEDLPRLFVRPKKIVLDFQKGKAVGPVANDFRSGEVQEGNNDFVGELSVTLVDARKLSYVFYGKTDPYVVLSLGDQTIRSKKNSQTTVIGAPGEPIWNQDFDMLVANPRKQKLCIQVKDSLGFTDLTIGTAEVDLGSLQDTVPTDRILVLQGGWGLFRKRSSGEILLRLTYKAYVEDEDDDKSAVESIDTDASDDELSDSDELNVPLDSMARESSNESDKESFMDVLAALIVSEEFQGIVASETGSNKIFDDVSAAGPRGRNAESVPSNTNSSSEGSVIVWLAILTSILVLIAISVDGSSFFNP